From the genome of Labedella gwakjiensis:
TCCTCGAAGCCCGTCGTCATCCACGGTCCGACGATCTCGATCGCCGCCTTGCCGGTGGTGAACAGCTTGTCGGCGTCGGCGCCCGCGAGCCCGATCGGCGAGGCCTTCTGATCCTTGACGAGGTCGACCCAGAAGTTGAGCGCCTCGAGCGATCCGTCCGAGGCGAGCTCCGACGTCGTGCCGTCCTCGGAGACGAGTCCGCCGCCGGCGTTCCAGAGGAAGGGCTGGAACATGGGGACCGTCTCGTGGTCGGCGAGGGCGATGGCGTACTGCTCCGGCTTGCCGTCGCCGTTGTCGTCGACGGTGAGCTTCGGCACCATCGCCGCGAACTCGTCCCACGTGGTCGGCGGCTTCTCGGGGTCGAGGCCGGCCTTCGTGAAGAGGTCCTTGTTGTAGTACATGAGCATCGTCGCGATGTTGACGGGGACGCCGTAGTTCTGGCCGTCGAAGACGGAGGCGTCGACGGCGGCCTGGGCGAGGGCGTCCGAATCGAAGTCGGCGTTCTCGTAGTAGTCGTCGAGGGGCTGGAAGAGTCCCTCGTCGGCGTACTGCGGGATGCGGCCGGCGGACATCGCGACGATGTCGGGGCCGTCGTTCCCCGCGGCGGCGGTGAGCACCTTCGAGTAGAGGGTGTCCCACGGCATGATGTTCGTCTCGACCGTGATGCGGTCCTGCGAGGCGTTGAAGTCGTCGACGACCTGCTGCAGCGCGGGGCCGTCCGGGCCGGTGAATCCGTTCCAGAACGACAGCGTCACCTTGGCGTTCGGGTCGTTCTCCGTGTTCTGCTGCGCGCCCTGGCCGGCGCAACCGCTGACGGCGAGAGTCGCCGCCGTGGCGACGACGGCCGCGGCGATGAGGCTCGGCCGGCGCCGGGACGATCCGGTCCGGGCGCTGCCGTGGTGCTTCCGCATGACATCTCCTTCGATAGTTCTATTCAACGTTGAACAGACGTGCGTAGGAACCAGTTATACACGGCCGGTAATCGTTGGACAAGAGAGAACGGGTCTGGCATGGTAATCGTTGAAGAACAGGATCCGCCGCGGAGAGAGGTCGCTGATGAGCCGCATCACCCTGAAGGACGTCGGCGAGCACGTCGGCGTCTCCGCGAAGACCGTCTCCAACGTCGTCAACGACACCGGCTGGGTGACCGAGGAGCTCAAAGCCCGTGTCCGCAGCGCCATCAAGGAACTCGGTTACCGGCCCAACGCCGCGGCTCGTCAGCTCCGAAGCGGGCGGAGCGGGATGATCGCTGTGGCCCTGCCCGACCTCGCGCAGCCGTACTTCGCGGAGCTCGCATCCGCACTGGTGCGCGCAGCGGAGGCTCGATCCATCACGGTGCTCGTCAATCAGACCAACGGCCAGGCGGAGGCCGAACGCCGCATCAGCAACGGGGTCGGCATCCCCGTCATGGACGGCCTCATCCTGAGCGCGCTCGCGCTCACCGCCGAGGACCTGTCGGACCGCCTCGACACGACGCCCATCGTGCTGCTCGGCGAGCACATCGGGGTCAGCCCCTTCCCCCACGTCGCGGTGGACTCCATCGCGGCCGCGCAGGCCGCGACCGCGCATCTGATCGCCTCCGGGCGTCGGCGGATCGCCGCGATCGGCGCGCAGACGGGACAGGCCACCGAGACCGCCGATCTGCGCCTCGAGGGGTACAAGGCCGCCCTCGACGCCGC
Proteins encoded in this window:
- a CDS encoding ABC transporter substrate-binding protein — protein: MRKHHGSARTGSSRRRPSLIAAAVVATAATLAVSGCAGQGAQQNTENDPNAKVTLSFWNGFTGPDGPALQQVVDDFNASQDRITVETNIMPWDTLYSKVLTAAAGNDGPDIVAMSAGRIPQYADEGLFQPLDDYYENADFDSDALAQAAVDASVFDGQNYGVPVNIATMLMYYNKDLFTKAGLDPEKPPTTWDEFAAMVPKLTVDDNGDGKPEQYAIALADHETVPMFQPFLWNAGGGLVSEDGTTSELASDGSLEALNFWVDLVKDQKASPIGLAGADADKLFTTGKAAIEIVGPWMTTGFEDAGLDFGLAPAFAGPSDDVSLADVVSMSVPASADETTKQAAYEFFAYWNSEEGQKTWAEGSGFPPTRSDVSSQVTSNPYPAIFGDPSVIDNSRTLMPGIAAGTTINDTIFYPTLQKALNGEGTVDELFTAASEQVQAELDK
- a CDS encoding LacI family DNA-binding transcriptional regulator, whose translation is MSRITLKDVGEHVGVSAKTVSNVVNDTGWVTEELKARVRSAIKELGYRPNAAARQLRSGRSGMIAVALPDLAQPYFAELASALVRAAEARSITVLVNQTNGQAEAERRISNGVGIPVMDGLILSALALTAEDLSDRLDTTPIVLLGEHIGVSPFPHVAVDSIAAAQAATAHLIASGRRRIAAIGAQTGQATETADLRLEGYKAALDAAGIPLDESLVCTVDQFVRADGAAAASSLLDAGAEFDAVFAFNDLLALGAMHEFTERGLRIPDDVAVMGFDDIEEARFSSPALSTVSPDTDAIARCALDLLLNEASDAENRDIEMTIPFEIVKRAST